Proteins from a genomic interval of Rhodococcus rhodochrous:
- a CDS encoding 5-formyltetrahydrofolate cyclo-ligase, whose product MPPPPKAVWRDRILTARRELSAARRRVEDTALATVASTLAPAGSVVCAYVPVGSEPGSIALLDALTEAGTTVLVPVTRTGEPLSWARYMGEKTLMAADFGLREPGGEILPPEAVAKAHTVLVPALAVDARGVRLGRGAGFYDRTLHLASPDAVIIAVVRDEELVDELPEDPHDIRMGWALTPGKGLVRLGSDDRAEQHTP is encoded by the coding sequence ATGCCCCCACCCCCGAAAGCGGTCTGGCGTGACCGCATTCTTACAGCTCGGCGCGAGCTGAGTGCTGCGAGGCGCAGAGTCGAGGACACCGCGCTCGCCACGGTGGCCTCGACGCTCGCCCCGGCGGGGTCTGTGGTGTGCGCATATGTGCCGGTGGGTTCGGAGCCCGGATCGATCGCGCTCCTCGATGCTCTGACCGAGGCCGGAACGACGGTGCTCGTCCCGGTGACACGCACGGGCGAACCGCTGTCGTGGGCCCGCTACATGGGCGAGAAGACGCTGATGGCGGCGGATTTCGGGCTCCGCGAGCCGGGTGGTGAGATCCTCCCGCCCGAAGCGGTGGCGAAGGCCCACACGGTGCTCGTCCCGGCCCTGGCGGTGGACGCGCGGGGAGTGCGGCTCGGCCGCGGCGCCGGCTTCTACGACCGCACCTTGCACCTCGCCTCTCCCGACGCCGTGATCATCGCGGTGGTCCGCGATGAAGAACTCGTCGACGAACTCCCCGAGGACCCCCACGACATCCGCATGGGATGGGCGCTGACACCCGGGAAAGGGCTGGTCCGGCTCGGTAGCGACGACCGTGCGGAACAACACACTCCCTAG
- a CDS encoding FmdB family zinc ribbon protein, which produces MPTYSYACTACDNKFDIVQSFSDDSLTECPQCEGKLRKLFNSVGIVFKGSGFYRTDSRSGSTASESASTSSSSSSSSDSSSSSSSTSSSSTSSAPAAAAS; this is translated from the coding sequence GTGCCCACCTACTCATATGCCTGCACGGCCTGCGACAACAAGTTCGACATCGTGCAGTCCTTCAGCGACGACTCCCTGACCGAATGCCCGCAGTGCGAGGGCAAGCTGCGCAAGCTCTTCAACTCGGTCGGCATCGTGTTCAAGGGCAGCGGCTTCTACCGCACCGACTCCCGCAGCGGCAGCACCGCGAGCGAATCCGCGTCGACGAGCTCGAGCAGCTCCTCGTCGAGCGACAGCAGCTCGTCGTCGAGCAGCACGTCGTCGAGCAGCACGTCCTCGGCTCCGGCTGCCGCCGCGAGCTGA